The following DNA comes from Diprion similis isolate iyDipSimi1 chromosome 14, iyDipSimi1.1, whole genome shotgun sequence.
CTCCATGTTGCCGGCTTGATCGTTACAATTGAACTGTGTGAGTTTGCGTTCGTTTATGCTAATAAAGCAGTCAAACCCCTTCCTGTATCTTCCCTCGTTGATTTCACTATGCTTGTCAATTCCGACAAAACTGTCTTTACCTTTATTCCAGCATGCCGAGCATAAGTCCTTAAATTGACGATATGTCATGTCGGTGTTCACGTGATCGTTGTAGATATGTTTCAGATTCATTTCATCTTGTCGAAATATCACCAATAAGTTTGCATTGTCACGCACCAGGTGTTTCGGAATACGTGCATACATTTGACTAAGATAAAAGCTATCGACGTCGCGATGCCTGCCCATGCTGAAGTAAGCTCTGATATTATCCTGCTTCTCACACGCCACATCGTCAAAAATCATAACAGAGTTAGGGTGGGCCTCTTCTGGTTTGACAACCTGATCGTTCTCACCAGACGGAAAATAGCCAACACCCTGCACGGATTctagtaactttttcaaaaattgatattttggcTGAATGAGGGATTTTGAATGAACGTAGACATTTTCGAATCTCAATCCTTTGCCATGGGTGATTAGAGAGAGGAGAGCGTTCGTTTTCCCACAATTCGATGGGCCGCAAAAAATTGCCCTCACGGTATTTGGTAGTAATTTTCCATGACGTTTCTCTTTCCTGTTCCTCCCCCGACGAAccattttgtcgaaatttgCAACAGGTAGTTTGTCAGTCTGATATTGAAATCTCATGATGCTCGGTTGAAGCGACAACGAGAACTAAGATGACCGCATATAAATTCATCCTTTTATAGAACTCGCGTTAGTTGCTGTTCGACTATGAAGACGTGCACACGTAAGAGACGCGGTGGTGGTTTGCtaaacaaaatcatcaatcaTCTCCCAGTTGAATTGCACGTGCCTGGGTATCAGTACTGCGGACCCGGAACAAAATTGGTCAAGAGGTTGGCACGCGGTGATCCGGGTATCAATCTATTGGACGCTGCATGTGAAGATCACGACATTGCATATGCAAGGAATCGAGATATCGCTGCGAGAAATCTGGCCGACAAAGTGCTTGCCGAGAAGGCGTGGAATCGTGTTTCAGCCAAGGACGCTAGTGTGGGTGAAAAAGCTGTCGCGTGGGGAGTCACCAACACCATGAAAGCTAAATCTAAACTCGGTATGGGTTTAGCAAGGAAGCTGTCGAAACTTGGAGCCGGTGCAAAGTCACAGAAAAAACCTTCAACGGGTGGGAAGACTAAACAGCAGAAGAGGACAATGAATCTTAAATCTATCATTAGGGCGGCAAAGGCCTCCATGCGACCAGGTCATAAAGCTGTCGAGTCGGCGTTGGCCGGTGCCCGTGCGGCTGCGCGTGAGGCAGGAAAGAATGTTCGTGTGCCCCGTGTTATACCCGTGCCCGAAAAAATTGGCGGCATCCTACCCCTCCTCATTCCAATTTTGGCTGGTCTAAGCGCAACGGGAGCTCTAGCAGGTGGTGCTGCAGGCAAACATCAACATCAGTTCAGTGAGACCAAACGACACAATGCAACAATGGAGGCGATTGCGTTGGGCAAGGGATTATACCTGAGACCGTACCGCAGTGGCATGGGTCTGTACTTACAACCggcaaaaaactaataaaGCTACCACGCCGAGCACTCACCCACGTTGATTTACACAAATATGCTCAAGATATGAGAATTCCACATTTTCGCGGCGTTTTCATGCGGAATGGTCTACCATCATCAGGACCGAAGACGCGAGAATCCGCAATTATTAATCTTGATGATAAGAACGGCCCCGGGACACATTGGGTTGCATATAAGAAAAACGGTGATCACGTTGTGTATTTCGATAGTTTTGGTGATTTGCAACCACCTAGGGATTTGATGAACTATCTCGGTGTTGGTAGCGTAAAATACAATCATAATAGGTATCAGGAATACGATACTGTGATTTGTGGTCACTTGTGCCTCAAATTTTCCAGCGGACAGCTATAAAAAGAGCGGTGTCACATTGGCGAGCATCAGTCATGACGGAATCATTGTCGTTAACACTGTCGGGCACCTCATCCCTGCTGGAGGCTCAATATTTTCCCCCAATCGAGTTATCGTCGACGAAAAACTATGTTCTCAGACTCGTCGAGTTCATGACATTCAATTCAATACCCAATATTCAAGAgaggtgtaataaattttacctgGAGCCAGCGGACAACAGCCGGGCAGTCATTACGATACCCACAGGCAGCtacgaaattgaagatattcaaagttttctgCACAAGAAACTACCTTCCGACATCTCCCTTAGTCTGCAGGCCAACAACAACGAGCTAAACAGTGAAGTTACGTGCAATCAAGTAGTAGACTTTAAACCCGAGGATTCCATTGGCCGATTATTGGAGTTTAAAGCGGTTGAGCTAGCACGGAACGTTACGCATAAGTCCGAATTACCGGTAGCCATACTGAAAGTTAATACCATACGCGTTGAGTGCAACATAACCACCGGGGCGTACATGAACGGACGTCAGGCTCACacgattcacgaatttttccccaCCGTCCCATCTGGATATAAGATTGTTGAAGTTCCCGCCAACATCATTTACCTCCCAATCGCCGTACAGTCGATACAGAATATACAGCTGCGGATAGTCGATCAAGACGACGAGTTGATTAATTTTCGCGGAGAAACGATAACGGTACGCTTACAtataaaatcggtgaaataatGGGGATTGTATTTGAGACGAAAAAGTCAggcaaaagttataaaagcGAGACGTCATGGCCAAATATCATCAGTCGTCCAGCACCATTGACGAAGCTGACATCTCCGCTGAAGCTGACACCTCTGAACGCTCGGTTTCTCCAGAGTCTAGGTCTTCGATTAcgtggaaattttggaaaataaaaattcgtgttCGCTGCATCCTGTGCGTGTTACCATGGaggaaataataagaatacagAAACCCGTGACATTCGACGAATCGATCGCACACTCTGAGGTTCACGCTCACCAGCCATTTGCATCATCGACCTTTGGGAAtaacgatgaaattcgaatttccgtTCAAAATCAGAACGAGTGCGTGCTACCGGAAAAAAGCTCCATGCACATTCACGGGAAAGTTACAAAAGAAGATTATTCTAGGGTGGCCGCTACAAAATTGGTCAACATGGCTGTTTGCCAtatgtttgagaaaattcgGTACGAGTTGAACGGTGTGGAAattgatcgaaataaaaatgtgggcATCACCAGCATCATGAAGGGATACTTATCCCTCACCCCAGGACAACAGCGCGGCTTGGAGAACACCGGTTGGCTGAGCGTTGCCGATATCAACCTGGCCGATGATGCTGgaaattttgatgtcgttATACCGCTGCGTTATCTGCTGGGATTCGCCGAGGATTATTGCCGAGTCGTCGTTAATGCCAAACATGAGTTGATTCTCACACGCGCTAACACCGATTTAATTGCTGTACTTCAGACAAACACTACCGAGAAGTTTAAAATTACCCTCAAAAAAGTCGAGTGGCTGCTGCCCTACATCAAACTAGCCGACAAGCCGAAAATCCAGCTACTCAACTACATCGCCAAGGACTCGGCCATTCCCATGAGTTTTCGTTCTTGGGAAACGTACGTGTATCCGATGCTGCCATCAACGACGCGGCATGACTGGGCGGTCAAGACATCGACACAGCTGGAGAAGCCTAGATACGTCATAATGGGATTCCAAACTGCAAGGAAAAACGAGGCATTGAAAAATGCTAGCGAATTCGATCATTGTAGAATAAGAGATGTGAAACTCTTTCTCAACTCACAGTGTTACCCCTATGGGAATTTAAATCTAGATATTTCCAATAATCAATACGCCATTCTGTACGATATGTATGTCCAGTTTCAAACATCCTACTACAACAAGGAAGCCGAACCTCTGCTTTcgaaaagtgaatttataaaacgcgCGCCCCTGAACGTTATCGATTgctcaaaacaaaatgaatcgtTGAAAACCGGTGGACATCCGGCTGGAATTTGAAGCAAGCGTAGAATTTCCTCGAAACACCGCAGCCTACTGTATGATCTTGCACGATCGGGTCGTTGAGTACAGTCCGATTAGTGGCACGGTGAAGAAATTAGTATAATCcaatttttagagtaatatgTTAAATGTAagaatgtagaaaataatatgaataaggttaattgttgaaattattaataatatgatcaattattatatagaaGCTGCAAAGCCAAATGTAATtgaggataaataaaaacatctgTTCAGTGTAtctaattgttattttgaaattgacttGCTCCTCCCACCATCCTCCCGTAACCGACATCTggcatttttattaatttttgaagaatctttcATGTgttacagatttatttcaacagccgcatccggcatttatgataaaatttagtatgtacagatttatttacattaccacccactgtattcattatcggcatgagctgaaaggctgcatttccaggaatttttctcaagtggtctagcgttatctaacttCGAGCTTCCCGCCGTCGAACAGGACCCGACAGGatttcgcccccccccccccccccgccgctgGGGATTTACCGCGCGCCTAATTCCACCCCCCGCGGGCTCCCCGCGCGCCCTTCgcggaccccccccccccgccgcgcGCCGCTGCAGCCGGCCCGGCCGGCCCGTAGCAATGGGGGgaaccccccctcaaaacgcCGCCATTGTGCGCCAGAACTCTTATATCCTATCTACTTGTTTGTCTAGCAAGGCGGATCAATTTTGTGAACCGCAGTTGTAACCGACACTTTTCCACcatcaataaataattaatctaaATATTATCCTGTGAGTTGCCTAGATTCTTGACTACCACCAACAACCttacatgtatacaaaaaTCTCTCTTTCGGAGTTTTAAGAttagttaaaaatattcttaatttttcactaCAGCGACTTGGATAAGTGTTGAAAAAACacgataaataaacaaattcagaaatattGAAGGTAACAATAGTGGAATTCAATGACTTACCGTTTCTGTTCCGTTTAGATCAACGCATAATACTTCACTTGACACTTCACCGTCTCTCAGGTTTGACTGCCAATGAGCTGACCCTGGACCCGCAATCTTATATAATGAACCCTCGTGTTTATGTTTTGCAGACGAAAAAAAAGCGATATCGTAGAGCGGTCCTCATGCTCACCAAATGCCGCTACCTCGGTTTACGTAATAGTTTTAGCACATACAGCTGTACGCGCACAGACACACGTACAGCTCACCCTGTGAAAAGGATTACCATCACAGCAAACGATCATTCAAGTTGCAACTTGTCAAGCGCaaatgagaaataagaaaaatgaaatccacaaatgtttgaaattgctTAACATCATGGAATCTGCTtacaaaatcttgaaaaaatcatcgtcaacaacagaaattcaaaaatggatGACATTTGGGACATAAAACATCTGGGTTTCCAACAATGTTCTACAAAAGGCTTCAAccattggtaaaaaaaacaaaaattatcacaacgaTCGGACTCTTGAAATCGCTAGCTGAAAAATGCATCCGTCTTCAGAGAACGGGTGATGGTACGCGCAAACAAAGACTAAGCGATAGAGTACACTGGGAACCGTTGGAATATGcttttgaggaaaaaactcGAACCGATTCCATTGTCAATTTGAAACATAAACACGTGGAGAGATTTCTACAAGACGCAAAGGTACTTGCTGCGAGAAGACTAAAAACGCTTTGCAGAAAGCCAGGAGCCTGAAAGTCGCAATACTGACttgtgaatttgaaataagaaaagacgATCAAATGATGGAagagatcaaattttttatgacgagaaacgaaataatCTTCCAGACCACGAATATTAACAAATGGTTCATCGAAAACGTGATAGACCGTGTATTAACAAAGGTTGGAGATTTCCAGGAAAAGGATTCATGCTGGTCGTTAatcgtaattataaatatcacaGGCAACATGAACAAGTTTACGCCACTACAAGGTGGTCTGTATACCTACACCCCACTACCAAAGCATATCAGAGATAAGACGGCTGTGGTCAACAGTAGTAGAGATATGAGAGTTCTGGCGCACAATGGCGGCGTTTCGAGGGGGGGTTCCCCCCCATTCCTACGGGCCAGCCGGGCCGGCTGCAGCGGCGCGGGGCGGGGGTCCGCGGAGGGTGCGCGAGGGGTccgcgggggaggggggggcgCAGGGGGGGCGCGCGAAGGGTGCGCGAGGGGCccgcgggaggggggggggggttgggCGCGCGGCGAATCCCcggtggagggggggggggagggggggggggggcaaaatccTGTCGGGTCTTGTTCGACGCCGGGAACCTCtaagttagataacgctagaccacttgagaaaaattcctggaaatgcagcctttcagctcatgccgataatgaatgcagtgggtggtaatgtaaataaatctgtacatactaaattttatcataaatgccggatgcagctgttgaaataaatctgtcacacataaaagattcttcaaaaattatcaaaaaatgccAGATGTCGGTTACGGGACGATGGAGAGCGGGGGCGGTGCATCAAAAATTTCCCAACGATATGCAGGTCGAGTCTTGTTTGATGGAAAAATCGTGGTGGGGATGgatggtatataaaatacggATTCATTTCGATAGTCACTCTGTTCTCATCGTCTTCTCGTCGTGAACTGTTCgtacttgtgaaaaaagaaactctcgTCGAAAACGCAATGGATTTGGGGAAAATCAACCACGCCAGCCGCCTGGAGAATCTGCCGACCAAGAAGATGtcggaattcgaaattggaGAGGTGTATAACGTCACCGGACTACGACTGGTCAAAACGAAATTCGGGGTACGTGTTCTGGCCGAGATTGAGGGGGAATACAACAGTAGTATGGGGGCACTTTGGGGCGTCACAACAAACCCCCCTTCCCGCCCCTCTCTGGCGCCAGCCCCTCGCCTAGGAGTGACTTTGGGGCGCGttccccttcccccgccgcccctcgccATGGAGTGACTTTGGGACGCGttccccttcccccgccgcccctcgccgaggagcggattttgggacgcataccccttcccccgccacccctcgcctaggagcggattttgggacgcataccccttcccccgccgcccctcgtCTAGGAGCGGATTTTGGGAGGCATACCCCTTCGCCCGTCGCCCCTCGCCTAGGAGTGACTTTGGGGCGCGTACCCCTTCCCCCGCCACCCCCTTACCAAGGAGCGGATTTTGGGACATCATTCCTGTTCCCCGTCACCCTTTGCCTACGAGCGATTTTCGTCTAGAGGCTTCTATGGCCCGTCAACACTTTCCCCGCAACCCCCTTGACCAGAAGCGATTTCCGGGTGTTGTTCCCCTACCCCGCGACCCCTGACCACCAAAACTGATTCCGGACTCCATGCGAAGGCTGCTGAGTGTGTACCCTTTACCCTCGGATCCCCTATCCGCGAGACGGACTCCTTCCTCTCACCTCGTACCCTCTGGCCGCGAGACAGACTTTGGGCTATGAACCCCTCTACCCGCTACCTCTGACCACGAAGCGATGTGCCATGGACGTCTACGACTGCAGtcacttcctcctcctcctcatcctcctttACCCAAATGATGACCCAGACTCTCTGCCTACGTTACGAACGGGACTCGTTCTTCCTTCAGCCCTGTTCTTTGCGGCGGTTGCTCGTGTCACTGACCTTACCCCGCCAGTATTTACCCTAAGGCTTACTTATACGTGAAAAATGTAGACATGCTTTTCTCATGTTAAACTATAGTCGtacttagatatatatatacatatatatacttatacgggGATGAGGATggataagaaaatggaaacaaagacgatgcGACGGCTTATACAAATTAAACTTATTACAGGTTTATTCAGACATTACGGATACAAATAAATGCGAAGGTAGAGCGGGTATGAATACGTAACGAATCAATGACAATTGCAATGTTCTTATTCctatacacgcacacacacacaagatATGGTAGCagggttcttttttttttttttttaccagtctGATACGCTAGCGGCATTACAATTCTTAGAGGTACAACATTGAAGACACCTTACAGGATAAACGTTATTCGAATTAATACTGAGGCTTTCACGCTTCGAGACATAGGCTAGTCGGATGTGGAATAATTCTGCGATACGATCGTTTCTTTTGAGGTCAGAAGTAAATATATTGAGAAACTGCCGCAGAGAAAAACCAGCAACCATAAAGTGCATAAACATAATACAAAATTGTCCACATACATCAGAAGAGAGGCTTTGAAGCTGTCTGTCGTTCCAGGCGTATCGTCTGCAATTTCTTCGTAAAGTCCGCTTATGGTGAGGGATGAATGGCGGTAATCCGAAGCTGTCAAAGTATGTTCCGTGTCCCGAGGAACTGACGAAAAATGCCACCCAGTGGCTACCGGGTCGCGTGTGGTCATCGGTGTTTGATACAATGGCTGTCGGGCGTGTCCAGATGAGGGGTATCTGATCCGCTGCAAAAACCCCGGTCCTCTCGTTCGGAATCGTCGGCATCGCGCTCCATATCTGTAGACTGTCCATTTTGcgcgtctttttcttcttcttcttcctcgtccTCGTTATCGGAGATAATCATACCACGCGCGGAAGATTATAAGGGGGTATTCGAGCCACTCGTAGTAGTAGTACGCAGTTCGTAGGGAGCGGCAATTACGCTATCGGACGTAGGTCTGGGTGAATCAGGAGAGATTTCCGACGAAGCGTCTGGTTCTGGTATGACAGCTCCTAGCGATGAATTTCTCTGTGGCGGTTGAGGGGCCTGATGACTGGACGAACACTTCTCTCCGGTGATGCTGTGCTTACTGACTGACGCAGCTTCTGTATACTCGTATTTAGTTGAAATGTCGTTGCTGATGACCCATTTTTTGAGTTTGAGTGCGTTGTTCGTCGCGCAGGCGAAAAATTCCTCCTTCTTCACACCATGGAAGAAGCACCATTCTGAAGAACGTTCCAGCTTGCCGAATGCCGGGCATTCGAGGTCCTCCAAGTTCAATACTTGTCGCGCAGtaacattttcaatatatttcgatttctCGCGTCCGCGGGCAACAATACGATGAGCGTTACGTGCGATTTCTCGTAGATTAACGGCTAGTTGAAGCAGAGTGATGTCACCTTCGAACCACTCGATGCCGTGATGGTAACAGGTAACGTAATTATTCACGGCACGTTCTTTAAGTGGCAGATCCGCGAAGGGATATGGTGGTTCTACTAACCAGTGTGCCGAGTAGCGGTGATCGAGGGTGACGACTGCCACTTCTTTCGGTATGAATTTGCCGTAGACATCTCGAAACCCTTGGATATCTATCACGTAATCCATACTTGAGCTTCAACGAACGTACTCGAGTGAACAAAGATTGCAAGAGCGATGCTGTCGCGGTGTAGTTTGAATGCTGACTGACTCGGCATTGCAGTTGCGTGAGGCGTTTTATATGCAGCCGTGTTTATCCGATGTCTCCAACTGGCCTGTTGCTCCCCTTGAAGACGTTGGAGTGGAGGAGTGAGCGCGTCCCCTCTAGCGGAAGTCACCACCTGCCGTGTCGCGACAGCGCCCGAGCTGGGAGAGGAGTAACTCTTACCCCGAAAAATCTGTAATGACCTGACGTGCAGCATCCACTTCAATCagattatcgaattcagcgtaCACCAGACAATTCACAGTCTCTTTGAGGGCTTCGTCAAAGCGCACTTCGACCCTGAGAGTTCCGTGTTTGATGAGCGACCAGTGAGACGGACAGTTGGCGGAGAGATCGGGAGTTAGATCAAACGCCATTAGACAATTTCCTTTGGCGAACTTTTGTCGATTGATACCATTTCCGTCGTTCAGAAAATGAATCCCCGTACCGGAGAAGAGGGTGTGATAGGCGTCCACGTAGAGATCGTCTTTGCCAAAGTTCATCTGTAGCGGTTTCGATGGAACTTGCACTCCGTCGACGTACAGCGAGAGGAAATTCAGAgagtagttttgaaaattgaatggatTGCGTTGTCTGTCTCCGTTGAAAGCTTTATTACTGACAAAACCGATTATCACTCGTTTCGGTAGCTGACCGAGTATCACATTGTCCAGCGTTTCTGCTTGTACTCCTGCATGTATGGTGAAGGATTTCACCTCGACTCTGGTCACGGGGTATTTTGCTGTACCTTTGGCTAGTGTCCGTGCATGCGCCAACAAGATTCCGGGGCTGATCTTCACCCGACGAACGAGCAGCGAAGTTTCCAGGATGTGCAGCTTGTGGCGATTTTCGGCTTCCATGATGCAAAAGCTATCTCTCGATCTCACGAGGCGAAGACGCAGTTCCACAccgttgagtaaaaatttgtcttgATTGCATACGTCGCAGTGTAGATGACCAATGAGATCAACGGTACGGGCATTGCTCATGATCCGTTTGCGTTCGATGAATCCGCGATCCGCACCGGCAGCGTCGGCGTCGTATACATCTGATACTCCTTCCTCGCTGTCGTACCATAATGCCGATGAAAGATGAGATTTCTTGGCGTGAGGTGCGTAATTCAGTAGGGTCTCTATGTACGCTTGATAGGCATAAGAGTTGTTGGCTGGGGAGACTAGTTTTTGATTGAAGAATATATCGACTTGATTGAACATTGAGTGGAGCAGATTATTTACCGGAGTGGCGTGCGGAGCGGGTGCGTTGCCTTCGCCTGCTGGGGTGACCGGAGCcgatggctgtaacttcactcGTACGCTAAGCATAGTGTGT
Coding sequences within:
- the LOC124414420 gene encoding uncharacterized protein LOC124414420, whose protein sequence is MEEIIRIQKPVTFDESIAHSEVHAHQPFASSTFGNNDEIRISVQNQNECVLPEKSSMHIHGKVTKEDYSRVAATKLVNMAVCHMFEKIRYELNGVEIDRNKNVGITSIMKGYLSLTPGQQRGLENTGWLSVADINLADDAGNFDVVIPLRYLLGFAEDYCRVVVNAKHELILTRANTDLIAVLQTNTTEKFKITLKKVEWLLPYIKLADKPKIQLLNYIAKDSAIPMSFRSWETYVYPMLPSTTRHDWAVKTSTQLEKPRYVIMGFQTARKNEALKNASEFDHCRIRDVKLFLNSQCYPYGNLNLDISNNQYAILYDMYVQFQTSYYNKEAEPLLSKNQRIILHLTLHRLSGLTANELTLDPQSYIMNPRVYVLQTKKKRYRRAVLMLTKCRYLGLLATCQAQMRNKKNEIHKCLKLLNIMESAYKILKKSSSTTEIQKWMTFGT